In a genomic window of Halobiforma lacisalsi AJ5:
- a CDS encoding ABC transporter ATP-binding protein, translated as MSDVEVSGADGAAESEATHPLRISNLTKTFGGILAVDGASFAVERGSITGLIGPNGAGKSTTFNLITGVHAPDSGHVYFEGEDITGLQPHQVAERGLVRTFQITRELGEMTVLENMLLAFKGQRGEALWRSVLPVARRRVVEEERDLLERVWETLELFEIDHLAHEEAGNLSGGQRKLLELSRALLTDPEMLLLDEPMAGVNPTLEGKLLERIHDLTDEGYTFLIVEHDMDVIMENCEHVIVMHQGSVLAEGTPADIQSNERVIEAYLGGEV; from the coding sequence ATGAGTGACGTCGAGGTGAGCGGGGCCGACGGGGCCGCCGAAAGCGAGGCGACCCACCCGCTTCGCATTTCGAACCTGACGAAAACGTTCGGCGGGATCCTCGCCGTCGACGGCGCGAGTTTCGCCGTCGAACGGGGCAGCATCACCGGGCTGATCGGCCCGAACGGGGCCGGGAAGTCGACGACGTTCAACCTGATCACCGGCGTTCACGCGCCCGACTCCGGGCACGTCTACTTCGAAGGCGAGGACATTACCGGCCTGCAACCCCATCAGGTCGCCGAACGGGGGCTGGTCCGGACGTTCCAGATCACCCGCGAACTCGGCGAGATGACCGTCCTCGAGAACATGCTGCTGGCGTTCAAAGGACAGCGCGGCGAGGCGCTGTGGCGGTCGGTCCTGCCGGTCGCCCGCCGTCGCGTCGTCGAGGAGGAGCGGGATCTCCTCGAGCGGGTCTGGGAGACGCTCGAACTGTTCGAGATCGACCACCTCGCCCACGAGGAGGCGGGGAACCTTTCGGGCGGCCAGCGGAAACTGCTCGAACTGTCGCGGGCGCTGCTGACCGACCCCGAGATGTTGCTGCTGGACGAACCGATGGCGGGCGTCAACCCGACGCTCGAGGGGAAACTGCTCGAGCGGATCCACGACCTGACCGACGAGGGCTACACGTTCCTGATCGTCGAACACGACATGGACGTCATCATGGAGAACTGCGAGCACGTGATCGTCATGCACCAGGGATCGGTACTGGCGGAGGGTACGCCGGCGGACATTCAGTCGAACGAACGCGTCATCGAGGCCTACCTCGGGGGTGAGGTCTGA
- a CDS encoding ABC transporter ATP-binding protein → MLVVDGLDAGYGDLQVLHNVDLQVDEGEYVAIVGPNGAGKSTVMKSVFGLTTYMGGRIEFQGREISGLRPEDIITHGIGYVPQNDNIFSSLSVRENLEMGAYILDEVPEDAIAEVFNRFPILEERQDQTVGSMSGGQQQMVAMGRALMLDPDLLLLDEPSAGLAPDLVEDMFDRVDAINDDDTAVLIVEQNAKEALRRCDRGYVLVQGENRYEDDGDALLADEQVRRDFLGG, encoded by the coding sequence ATGCTGGTCGTCGACGGTCTGGACGCCGGCTACGGGGATCTGCAGGTCCTTCACAACGTCGACCTCCAGGTCGACGAGGGCGAGTACGTCGCCATCGTCGGCCCGAACGGGGCCGGGAAGTCGACCGTGATGAAGTCGGTCTTCGGCCTGACGACGTACATGGGCGGACGAATCGAGTTCCAGGGCCGCGAAATCAGCGGTCTTCGGCCCGAGGACATCATCACCCACGGGATCGGGTACGTCCCCCAGAACGACAACATCTTCTCGTCGCTCTCGGTCCGTGAGAACCTCGAGATGGGCGCGTACATCCTGGACGAGGTGCCCGAAGACGCGATCGCAGAGGTCTTCAACCGGTTCCCGATCCTCGAGGAGCGCCAGGACCAGACGGTCGGGAGCATGAGCGGGGGCCAACAGCAGATGGTCGCGATGGGCCGGGCGCTGATGCTCGATCCGGATCTGCTGTTGCTCGACGAGCCCTCGGCGGGACTCGCGCCTGACCTGGTCGAGGACATGTTCGACCGGGTGGACGCAATCAACGACGACGATACCGCGGTCTTGATCGTCGAGCAGAACGCCAAAGAGGCGTTGCGCCGCTGTGACCGGGGCTACGTGCTCGTCCAGGGCGAGAACCGATACGAGGACGACGGCGACGCGCTCCTTGCCGACGAACAGGTTCGGCGGGACTTCCTGGGCGGCTGA
- a CDS encoding ABC transporter substrate-binding protein, with protein sequence MPGNINRRTYVKGLGATGTAGLLAGCIGEEEDVIEESEDGDDEEEDAEATGTDPDEREVMLGILQPETGDLGELGTPIADAAELPALQLENEGSPVTVAVQREDTQTESEAGISRAEDLVAAGVPSFTGAAASDVTIPVAESVAIPEQVVMCSPASTSPLITDLDGDYVFRTAPSDALQGQVMAEVAFEERGWESAASFHLNDDYGQALSEVFVDSFEELGGEVTNEVAFEPEQPSYTSGLEDVLSDEPDVLIVIAFPVSGIQIFRDFYGEFSDELPIMVTDGLIEDGLPEDVDNPMDNVMGTAPAADGPEADAFAELYEEEYGSGPGVFNAHAYDASAVQILANLRAGENDGDAISSQMREVANPGGEVVGPSNFAEGVELAADGAEVEYQGASSTVDFDENGDMESVSYDIFEFGDFEIEAVERIEFEA encoded by the coding sequence ATGCCAGGGAACATCAACCGACGGACGTACGTCAAGGGATTGGGTGCAACAGGGACTGCTGGACTGCTCGCCGGCTGCATCGGCGAGGAAGAAGACGTCATCGAGGAGTCGGAGGACGGCGACGACGAGGAAGAGGACGCGGAAGCGACAGGCACGGATCCCGACGAGCGGGAGGTCATGCTCGGGATTCTCCAGCCGGAAACCGGCGACCTCGGTGAACTCGGGACGCCGATCGCGGACGCCGCGGAGTTGCCGGCGCTCCAACTCGAGAACGAGGGGAGCCCGGTCACGGTAGCCGTCCAGCGGGAGGACACGCAGACGGAGTCGGAGGCGGGCATCAGCCGCGCCGAAGACCTCGTCGCCGCCGGCGTCCCGTCCTTTACGGGCGCCGCGGCGTCGGACGTGACGATCCCCGTCGCCGAGAGCGTCGCGATCCCCGAACAGGTCGTGATGTGCTCGCCGGCCAGCACGTCGCCGCTGATCACCGACCTCGACGGCGACTACGTCTTCCGAACGGCGCCAAGCGACGCGCTCCAGGGCCAGGTGATGGCCGAGGTCGCCTTCGAGGAACGCGGCTGGGAGAGCGCAGCCTCGTTCCACCTCAACGACGACTACGGCCAGGCGCTCTCCGAGGTGTTCGTCGACTCCTTCGAGGAGCTCGGCGGCGAGGTGACCAACGAGGTGGCGTTCGAACCGGAACAGCCGTCGTACACCTCCGGGCTCGAGGACGTCCTGAGCGACGAGCCGGACGTGCTCATCGTGATCGCGTTCCCCGTCAGCGGGATCCAGATCTTCCGGGACTTCTACGGGGAGTTCAGCGACGAGTTACCGATCATGGTCACGGACGGGCTGATCGAGGACGGCCTTCCGGAGGACGTCGACAACCCGATGGACAACGTCATGGGAACGGCACCGGCCGCCGACGGTCCGGAGGCCGACGCGTTCGCGGAACTGTACGAGGAGGAGTACGGCTCCGGCCCGGGCGTGTTCAACGCCCACGCCTACGACGCCAGCGCGGTCCAGATCCTGGCGAACCTCCGGGCGGGCGAGAACGACGGCGACGCGATCAGCAGCCAGATGCGCGAGGTCGCCAACCCCGGCGGCGAGGTGGTCGGGCCGTCGAACTTCGCCGAGGGCGTCGAACTCGCGGCCGACGGCGCGGAGGTCGAGTACCAGGGCGCCTCGAGCACGGTCGACTTCGACGAGAACGGGGACATGGAGAGCGTCTCGTACGACATCTTCGAGTTCGGCGACTTCGAGATCGAGGCCGTCGAACGCATCGAGTTCGAGGCCTGA
- the ftsY gene encoding signal recognition particle-docking protein FtsY, which translates to MFDNLKKKLGSFREDAEEAAEENVEEVDPEEDDVELEETEPKPEQELEDSPEGDAGHEETEAVAEAEAASDPDPDPGPGPDAADTDAASPSEAGVGDRLEEPDAEPAALEDESDEAATDDESDEDESREESNSTGFGRKAKSLVKGKFVIEEEDLEDPLYELEMALLSSDVEMNVAQEILDNIRDELVGETRTFTTSTGEVVEDALREAIYDVISVGQFDFDERIAIEDKPVTIVFTGVNGVGKTTTIAKLSRYFEERGYSTVMANGDTYRAGANEQIQEHADALDTKCISHEQGGDPAAVLYDAVEYAEANDVDVVLGDTAGRLHTDEGLMDQLEKIDRVVDPDMTLFVDEAVAGQDAVNRAREFNEAAEIDGAILTKADADSNGGAAISIAHVTGKPILFLGVGQGYDHLERFDPDEMVDRLLEDDE; encoded by the coding sequence ATGTTCGATAACCTGAAGAAGAAGCTCGGAAGTTTCCGAGAAGACGCGGAAGAAGCCGCCGAAGAGAACGTCGAAGAAGTCGATCCCGAGGAGGACGACGTCGAACTCGAAGAGACAGAGCCGAAGCCGGAACAAGAACTCGAGGACTCCCCCGAGGGAGACGCCGGCCACGAAGAGACGGAGGCGGTGGCCGAAGCGGAGGCCGCTTCCGATCCCGATCCCGATCCCGGTCCCGGTCCCGACGCCGCCGACACCGACGCCGCGTCCCCGTCGGAGGCGGGCGTTGGCGACCGACTCGAGGAACCCGACGCGGAGCCGGCCGCTCTCGAGGACGAGAGCGACGAAGCCGCCACCGACGACGAGTCCGACGAAGACGAATCCCGGGAGGAGTCCAACTCGACCGGCTTCGGCCGCAAGGCCAAATCGCTGGTCAAGGGCAAGTTCGTCATCGAGGAAGAGGACCTCGAGGACCCCCTCTACGAACTCGAGATGGCGCTGCTCTCGAGCGACGTCGAGATGAACGTCGCCCAGGAGATCCTCGACAACATCCGTGACGAACTCGTCGGCGAGACGCGGACGTTCACCACCTCGACCGGCGAGGTCGTCGAGGACGCTCTGCGGGAGGCCATCTACGACGTGATCAGCGTCGGCCAGTTCGACTTCGACGAGCGCATCGCCATCGAGGACAAGCCCGTTACCATCGTCTTCACCGGCGTCAACGGCGTCGGCAAGACGACCACGATCGCGAAGCTGAGCCGCTACTTCGAGGAGCGGGGCTACTCGACGGTGATGGCGAACGGCGACACCTACCGCGCCGGGGCCAACGAGCAGATCCAGGAGCACGCCGACGCTCTGGACACGAAGTGCATCAGCCACGAGCAGGGCGGCGACCCCGCGGCCGTGCTCTACGACGCCGTCGAGTACGCCGAGGCAAACGACGTCGACGTCGTGCTCGGCGACACCGCCGGCCGTCTGCACACCGACGAGGGCCTGATGGACCAACTCGAGAAGATCGACCGCGTCGTCGATCCCGACATGACCCTGTTCGTCGACGAGGCGGTGGCTGGCCAGGACGCCGTCAACCGCGCCCGCGAGTTCAACGAGGCCGCCGAGATCGACGGCGCGATCCTGACGAAAGCCGACGCCGACTCCAACGGCGGCGCGGCGATCTCGATCGCCCACGTGACGGGCAAGCCGATCCTCTTTCTGGGAGTCGGGCAGGGGTACGACCACCTCGAGCGGTTCGATCCCGACGAGATGGTCGACAGACTGCTCGAGGACGACGAGTAG
- the pfdA gene encoding prefoldin subunit alpha, translated as MSQQQLQQLSQELQEIQEEIEALEANVESLQQEKIEVDEAIEALETLETGSTVQVPIGGGAYLRATIEDIDEAIVDLGADYAAEFEEDDAVDALENKKEHLDDRIDEVNEEIAELESESEKLEQQAQQLQQQAMQQQMQGMGGGPEGDE; from the coding sequence ATGAGCCAGCAGCAACTCCAGCAGCTCTCCCAGGAACTCCAGGAGATCCAGGAAGAGATCGAGGCCCTCGAAGCGAACGTCGAGTCGCTCCAGCAGGAGAAGATCGAGGTCGACGAGGCTATCGAAGCCCTCGAGACCTTAGAGACCGGCTCGACGGTTCAGGTCCCGATCGGCGGCGGTGCCTACCTCCGCGCGACGATCGAGGACATCGACGAGGCGATCGTCGACCTCGGGGCCGACTACGCCGCGGAGTTCGAGGAGGACGACGCCGTCGACGCCCTCGAGAACAAAAAGGAGCACCTCGACGACCGGATCGACGAGGTCAACGAGGAGATCGCGGAGCTCGAAAGCGAGAGCGAAAAGCTCGAGCAGCAGGCCCAGCAGCTCCAGCAGCAGGCGATGCAACAGCAGATGCAGGGGATGGGCGGCGGTCCCGAAGGGGACGAGTAA
- the rpl18a gene encoding 50S ribosomal protein L18Ae, with protein sequence MSQFTVTGQFKTRDGYAEFETTVDAENEDVAREHALSQLGSQHGLKRTEIDLEEVDAQ encoded by the coding sequence ATGAGTCAGTTTACGGTGACCGGTCAGTTCAAGACCCGCGACGGCTACGCGGAGTTCGAAACGACGGTCGACGCCGAAAACGAGGACGTCGCCCGCGAACACGCCCTCTCCCAGCTCGGGAGCCAGCACGGGCTCAAACGCACCGAGATCGACCTCGAGGAGGTCGACGCACAATGA
- a CDS encoding ASCH domain-containing protein yields the protein MADIDPGTLLPNDRMKRQALEGEVTQIHRGQQYADEGDTFTIEDTTFEVREVTDRTLGDLTDEDARAEGMADLEGYRRLLERAHENFEWDDDSEVVLHRFEPQ from the coding sequence ATGGCCGACATCGATCCCGGCACGCTCCTCCCGAACGATCGCATGAAACGACAGGCCCTCGAGGGCGAGGTCACCCAGATCCACCGCGGCCAGCAGTACGCCGACGAGGGCGACACGTTCACCATCGAGGATACCACGTTCGAGGTGCGGGAGGTGACCGACCGGACGCTCGGCGACCTCACCGACGAGGACGCACGGGCCGAGGGCATGGCGGACCTCGAGGGGTATCGCCGACTGCTCGAGCGTGCCCACGAGAACTTCGAGTGGGACGACGACAGCGAGGTCGTCCTGCACCGGTTCGAACCGCAGTGA
- a CDS encoding MFS transporter, translating to MSRARLFASLCGLVFLLNLARIIFAPLLNVIIGEFAIGEATAGLLVTLAWVGSASPRLPTGWLLTKVPRHYVVLGSGSILAVASAFAATAVSIRHLMVGAFLMGIASGVYFVSANPFLSELFPNRVGRVMGIHGAASQIAAVIAAPLVTITVAIVADWRLSLWLIAVVAAAVTVYTGLEAKRTELPRAGEDDRNFVAGALSEWRIIVTTLAIVGIASFVWQGVFNFYELYMQSKGHSDRMAGTMLTIVFAAGIPAFYFGGDLADRLPRVPYLLGVVGAFSATLLVLTAVEGLIAVILVSGVLGFVIHALFPATDTFLLDTLPDSTRGSAYAVFSSMWMLTQALGSFVLGLFIEGGYTYDLVFRTAAVFLATLVVGLLLLERADRLPV from the coding sequence GTGAGCCGCGCTCGACTCTTCGCCTCTCTCTGTGGACTCGTCTTCCTTCTCAACCTGGCCAGAATTATCTTCGCGCCGCTTCTCAACGTCATCATCGGGGAGTTCGCGATCGGGGAGGCGACCGCCGGGCTCCTCGTCACCCTCGCGTGGGTCGGCAGCGCGTCGCCGCGCCTGCCCACGGGATGGCTCCTGACGAAAGTGCCGCGACACTACGTCGTGCTCGGGTCCGGGTCGATCCTCGCGGTCGCCTCCGCGTTCGCCGCGACCGCAGTGTCGATCCGCCACCTCATGGTCGGCGCGTTCCTGATGGGGATCGCCTCCGGCGTCTACTTCGTCTCCGCGAACCCGTTCCTGAGCGAACTGTTCCCGAATCGCGTCGGTCGCGTCATGGGGATCCACGGCGCAGCCAGCCAGATCGCCGCGGTGATCGCCGCGCCGCTGGTCACGATCACGGTCGCCATCGTCGCCGACTGGCGGCTGTCGCTGTGGCTGATCGCCGTCGTCGCGGCCGCGGTCACGGTCTATACCGGTCTCGAGGCGAAACGAACCGAGTTGCCGCGGGCCGGCGAGGACGACCGTAACTTCGTCGCCGGAGCGCTCTCGGAGTGGCGGATCATCGTCACGACGCTCGCGATCGTCGGCATCGCCTCGTTCGTCTGGCAGGGCGTGTTCAACTTCTACGAACTCTACATGCAGTCGAAAGGCCACTCGGACCGGATGGCGGGGACGATGCTCACCATCGTCTTCGCCGCGGGCATCCCCGCGTTCTACTTCGGGGGCGACCTCGCCGACAGGCTGCCCCGGGTGCCGTACCTGCTCGGGGTCGTGGGGGCCTTCTCGGCGACCCTGCTTGTACTGACCGCGGTCGAAGGACTGATCGCCGTGATCCTCGTCTCCGGCGTCCTCGGATTCGTCATCCACGCGCTGTTTCCGGCCACGGACACGTTCCTCCTCGATACGCTGCCGGATTCGACGCGGGGCAGCGCCTACGCCGTGTTCAGTTCGATGTGGATGCTCACGCAGGCGCTCGGCTCGTTCGTGCTGGGACTGTTCATCGAGGGCGGATACACCTACGATCTGGTGTTCCGGACCGCGGCCGTCTTCCTGGCCACGCTGGTCGTCGGTCTCCTGCTCCTCGAGCGGGCGGATCGGCTTCCGGTCTGA
- a CDS encoding translation initiation factor IF-6: MQRLAFAGSAYVGVFARATDSCVLVRRDVDDDVVADLTDELEVPAVPTTVGGSSTVGALATGNENGLLVSSRILDYEREQLEEAVDLPVAELPGSINAAGNVVLANDYGAYVHPDLPREAIRIVKNTLDVPVERGDLAGVRTVGTAAVATNSGVLCHPKATDEELDFLEDALDVRADVGTVNYGAPLVGSGLVANDAGYVVGQDTTGPELGRIEDALGYLE, from the coding sequence TTGCAACGCCTCGCCTTCGCCGGGTCGGCCTACGTCGGCGTCTTCGCCCGCGCGACCGACTCGTGCGTGCTCGTTCGCCGCGACGTCGACGACGACGTCGTCGCCGACCTGACCGACGAACTCGAGGTGCCGGCCGTCCCGACGACCGTCGGCGGCTCCTCGACGGTCGGCGCCCTAGCGACGGGTAACGAGAACGGCCTCCTCGTCAGTTCGCGGATCCTCGACTACGAGCGCGAGCAACTCGAGGAGGCGGTCGACCTCCCCGTCGCCGAACTGCCCGGCAGCATCAACGCCGCCGGCAACGTCGTCCTTGCGAACGACTACGGGGCCTACGTCCATCCGGACCTGCCCCGGGAGGCGATACGGATCGTCAAGAACACGCTCGACGTGCCGGTCGAACGCGGCGACCTGGCGGGCGTCCGCACCGTCGGAACCGCCGCGGTCGCGACCAACTCCGGGGTGCTCTGTCACCCGAAGGCGACCGACGAGGAACTTGACTTCCTCGAGGACGCCCTCGACGTCCGGGCCGACGTCGGCACCGTCAACTACGGCGCGCCGCTCGTCGGCTCCGGACTGGTCGCCAACGACGCCGGCTACGTCGTCGGCCAAGACACGACCGGACCGGAACTGGGCCGGATCGAGGACGCGCTGGGCTACCTCGAGTAG
- a CDS encoding 50S ribosomal protein L31e produces the protein MSASDFEERVVTVPLRDVKKGANHEAADLAMRLVREHLAKHFAVDEDAIRLDPSINEAVWSNGRSNPPRKLRVRAARFDEEGEAVVEAEVAD, from the coding sequence ATGAGTGCAAGTGATTTCGAGGAACGCGTCGTAACCGTTCCGCTGCGAGACGTCAAGAAAGGGGCCAACCACGAGGCCGCGGACCTCGCGATGCGACTCGTCCGCGAACACCTCGCGAAGCACTTCGCGGTCGACGAGGACGCCATCCGCCTGGACCCCTCGATCAACGAGGCGGTCTGGTCGAACGGCCGATCCAACCCGCCGCGAAAGCTCCGCGTCCGCGCGGCCCGCTTCGACGAAGAAGGTGAGGCCGTCGTCGAGGCCGAGGTCGCCGACTAA